A genomic segment from Fusarium keratoplasticum isolate Fu6.1 chromosome 10, whole genome shotgun sequence encodes:
- a CDS encoding Glyco-transf-28 domain-containing protein translates to MAYFKGSHDSTGVPASPYSDLPEAVIPEDNLPSYEAVIGNNLQQTTSVTNDGRIDVDVNSRFCRALSRFIPDFKAPLPTEEEPGSPEYSQFPEQKGQSSIFHQFPIKLNIVIQVVGSRGDVQPFVALGCELQKHGHRVRLATHNVFDKFVRDAGLEFYPIGGNPSELMAYMVKNPGLVPSLKSLRGGDIQKKRVMVAEMLDGCWQSCLQPDPISGRPFVADAIIANPPSFAHVHCAQAMSIPVHLMFTMPWTSTRSFSHPLANLKFGSKSVMDQETANYVSYSVVEWLTWQGLGDVINDWRKTIDLEPVPLSEGPLLAETLKIPFTYCWSPALVGKPADWPSYIDVCGFFFREPPNYTPPPDLADFLAQGPRPIYIGFGSIVIDDPERMTKILVEAVHRTGVRAIISRGWSNLGGTEEKDIFFLGDCPHEWLFTQVSAVFHHGGAGTTACGLLNGRPTTIVPFFGDQPFWGEMVAASGAGPLPIPQKQLNVDNLAEAIQFCLTPEAASAAAEISHRMSRENGVVTAVRSFHANLPLENLQCDILHNQPAVWLFKRGGKQIRLSKAAAGVLFQHLKVDHKKLAINETKTIRIINRRWDPLTGTVSSMLGTSTDMAKATTGIVMKPIQAYQERQRTLQVNEAPSEPTSPHLSPSPSQQGNLSRPHTSHGGSSGWSTAGAVASASASGVGGFFKSYGRGFYVDLPLAVTEGFRAVPKLYGEKVPENEPVHDWQSGARVGGVNFVRGISEGFADLFVQPYKGGRDGGALGAAKGVGKGVVGMASKTASATLGVVAYPGHGIYQSLRTLVHSGARKAIKLARRQEGEYLTNTKQLDVPLILSEFGRLCQKESRQEIPDPIEK, encoded by the exons ATGGCGTACTTCAAGGGATCCCATGACAGCACGGGGGTGCCAGCATCTCCGTATAGCGACCTACCAGAGGCCGTCATTCCTGAAGATAACCTTCCTTCCTACGAGGCTGTGATCGGGAATAATCTACAGCAAACGACTTCGGTGACCA ACGATGGTCGAATCGATGTCGATGTCAACTCTCGCTTCTGTCGTGCCCTTTCCCGCTTCATCCCCGACTTCAAGGCGCCTCTCCCAACCGAAGAGGAGCCTGGATCCCCAGAATACTCCCAGTTTCCCGAACAGAAAGGACAATCGTCGATATTTCACCAATTccccatcaagctcaacatcgtcatccaaGTCGTCGGGAGCCGCGGCGATGTCCAACCCTTTGTCGCCCTCGGCTGCGAGCTCCAGAAGCATGGCCACCGAGTGCGTCTAGCCACACACAATGTCTTTGACAAGTTTGTCCGCGACGCTGGGCTCGAGTTCTATCCGATCGGCGGCAACCCCTCGGAATTGATGGCGTACATGGTCAAGAACCCCGGCTTGGTACCCAGCTTGAAGAGTCTCCGCGGCGGAGATATCCAGAAGAAGCGTGTAATGGTGGCCGAGATGCTAGACGGTTGCTGGCAGTCATGTCTTCAGCCAGACCCTATCAGTGGGCGTCCATTTGTTGCCGACGCCATCATTGCGAACCCTCCTAGCTTCGCCCACGTCCACTGCGCGCAGGCGATGAGCATCCCAGTCCATTTAATGTTCACCATGCCCTGGACCAGCACGAGGAGCTTTTCGCATCCCCTAGCGAACCTCAAGTTTGGGAGCAAGTCGGTTATGGACCAGGAGACAGCCAACTATGTTTCCTACAGCGTGGTGGAGTGGCTGACCTGGCAGGG TTTGGGTGATGTTATCAATGATTGGCGCAAGACCATTGATCTCGAGCCTGTACCCTTGTCTGAGGGTCCTCTGCTTGCTGAGACGCTCAAGATCCCTTTCACATATTGCTGGTCGCCAGCGTTGGTCGGAAAGCCAGCAGATTGGCCATCTTATATCG ATGTCTGCGGCTTCTTTTTCAGAGAACCTCCCAACTATACACCTCCTCCCGACCTCGCAGACTTCTTGGCTCAAGGCCCTCGTCCCATCTACATCGGCTTCGGCAGTATTGTCATTGATGACCCTGAGCGTATGACGAAGATTCTCGTCGAGGCTGTGCATAGGACAGGCGTGCGAGCCATTATTTCTCGAGGATGGAGTAATCTCGGCGGCACAGAAGAGAAGGATATCTTTTTCTTGGGAGATTGTCCACATGAGTGGCTCTTTACACAAGTGTCTGCCGTCTTTCACCATGGTGGCGCGGGGACAACGGCCTGTGGTCTTCTCAACGGTCGACCAACGACTATTGTTCCCTTCTTTGGAGA CCAGCCATTCTGGGGCGAGATGGTCGCAGCATCAGGGGCAGGACCCCTCCCAATTCcccagaagcagctcaacgtggacaacctcgccgaggccatccagtTCTGTCTCACGCCAGAGGCTGCTTCAGCCGCTGCCGAAATCTCGCACCGCATGAGTAGGGAGAATGGCGTCGTCACTGCGGTGCGATCGTTCCATGCCAACCTGCCTTTGGAGAACCTGCAGTGCGACATCCTGCACAATCAGCCTGCTGTGTGGCTGTTTAAGCGAGGAGGCAAGCAGATTAGGTTGTCTAAGGCAGCGGCTGGTGTCCTGTTTCAGCATCTCAAGGTTGACCACAAGAAGCTAGCTAT AAACGAGACCAAGACTATCAGGATCATCAACCGGCGATGGGATCCCTTGACCGGGACCGTCTCATCTATGCTCGGTACATCAACGGATatggccaaggccacaaCTGGCATTGTCATGAAGCCTATCCAAGCATACCAAGAACGCCAAAGAACCCTTCAGGTCAACGAGGCCCCCTCTGAACCCACCAGCCCTCATCTCTCACCGAGTCCGTCGCAACAAGGCAACCTCTCCAGACCACACACGTCACACGGCGGTAGCAGCGGATGGAGCACAGCCGGCGCAGTCGCCTCGGCGTCAGCGTCAGGAGTCGGCGGGTTCTTCAAGTCCTACGGCCGGGGCTTCTACGTCGACCTGCCGCTCGCCGTCACGGAAGGGTTCCGCGCCGTGCCCAAGCTCTACGGCGAAAAGGTGCCTGAGAACGAGCCGGTCCACGACTGGCAGTCTGGTGCGCGTGTGGGTGGCGTCAACTTTGTCCGGGGAATCTCTGAGGGCTTTGCCGATTTGTTTGTGCAGCCTTACAAGGGGGGCAGGGATGGTGGTGCGCTTGGCGCTGCCAAAGGTGTTGGCAAAGGTGTGGTTGGCATGGCGAGCAAGACAGCTTCAG CAACTCTTGGAGTCGTGGCATATCCTGGTCACGGTATTTACCAGAGTCTTCGGACGCTGGTACACTCTGGAGCACGAAAGGCGATCAAGCTCGCTCGACGACAAGAGGGCGAATATCTTACGAACACTAAACAGCTCGACGTGCCCTTGATTCTAAGTGAGTTTGGAAGACTCTGTCAGAAAGAGTCGAGACAAGAGATACCAGATCCTATTGAGAAGTAG
- a CDS encoding Zn(2)-C6 fungal-type domain-containing protein: protein MPQPVVKRACDACHRRKVRCNGANPCRNCSGSQLLCTYNAIPQKKGPKGSRAKVISELRETQRQTSLAAKVHQRLTGAPVTPQNYGPEPSTGLLSNEFMKDCLRYFFDNVYGQMPILDRRALEEHMTVMEQGRDVYCLLSALCAFVMLQPGTALPVNDSFNLELHPGANIAASQLLLDECIRVRKANDYQDSITHYVLVTNYLIFACHFALDNHDKAWFYLRETSTMMHMAGMHKEDFYSSLEREDATRRRHLYWLVLMTERSYAIQRNRPQTLQSSIRLPGVGDETGNPRMFDVNTFAIRAKLFQPFDNACLATWKKVQSQFSAAQITGLQKQLQEAAIAFSCQDTSLADMGTNQQWLQNLIWQLTPNNGPDGNEEYMAPSRRDLLMTIASGIPSIKGMDVVGSGCIESLLQACHLLNDVLYRQPHIRHPYSVGPHDHLQQLLQILGMLRHSHWHYLPLLLTKVVEVLPRLTNPILPNAPENCQMANIDIFDGFGNAGMAQPPMAMYQGQSGAADALGQLPLPMFQAQVERDCKPPMAMYQGQMETPDSMGQMSLFQDQSNTPDSKAQATMAIYQNQITTPDSLANSNGGNGTPPGSQQDNNMSSSFVTPPSVVSPGMEYPHNLTNFNVSDMVMSPMGDGTPPNSMNYMPNQQQQMSMQGDGMCQPQMDNMASRGMRNQSLNAQSMYDLQQTPETAGSYQMQSQAPMTGQSQASMSRQRQASMAGQGQASMGVMANEIDFGGL, encoded by the exons ATGCCTCAGCCAGTCGTCAAGCGCGCCTGCGATGCTTGCCATCGTCGCAAGGTCAGATGCAATGGCGCCAACCCCTGCCGAAACTGCTCTGGTTCTCAGCTATTGTGCACCTACAATGCGATTCCTCAGAAGAAGGGGCCCAAGGGCTCTCGTGCGAAGGTCATCAGCGAGCTGAGAGAGACTCAGCGACAAACCAGCCTGGCCGCCAAGGTCCATCAGAGACTGACTGGCGCGCCCGTCACACCCCAGAATTACGGTCCCGAACCGTCGACTGGTCTACTATCCAACGAGTTCATGAAGGACTGCCTCCGATACTTCTTTGACAACGTTTACGGGCAGATGCCCATTCTCGACAGACGAGCACTTGAGGAGCACATGACGGTTATGGAACAGGGCCGTGATGTGTATTGCCTGTTGAGCGCTCTCTGCGCATTTGTCATGCTCCAGCCTGGAACTGCGCTGCCCGTCAACGACTCATTCAACCTCGAGCTGCACCCGGGCGCCAACATCGCTGCAagccagctccttctcgatgagtGCATCCGGGTCCGGAAAGCCAACGACTACCAAGACTCCATCACCCACTACGTTCTTGTCACCAACTACCTCATCTTTGCTTGCCACTTTGCCCTGGACAACCACGACAAGGCCTGGTTTTATTTGCGTGAGACCAGTACCATGATGCACATGGCCGGCATGCACAAGGAGGACTTCTACTCGTCCCTTGAGCGAGAAGATGCCACACGAAGACGCCATCTTTACTGGCTCGTGCTTATGACGGAGAGATCGTACGCTATCCAGCGTAATCGACCTCAAACTCTCCAGTCCTCGATTCGCCTTCCTGGTGTGGGTGACGAGACGGGAAACCCCAGGATGTTCGATGTCAACACCTTTGCCATTCGCGCAAAGCTCTTTCAGCCATTCGACAACGCTTGTTTGGCAACCTGGAAGAAGGTGCAGAGCCAGTTCTCGGCTGCCCAGATCACAGGGCTCCAGAAGCAACTTCAAGAAGCGGCCATCGCGTTCTCCTGTCAGGATACAAGCCTGGCTGATATGGGAACAAATCAACAGTGGCTCCAAAACCTCATTTGGCAGCTCACTCCCAACAATGGGCCCGACGGTAACGAGGAATATATGGCCCCCTCTCGTCGAGACCTGCTCATGACCATTGCCTCTGGTATCCCCAGTATTAAGGGAATGGATGTCGTGGGTAGTGGATGC ATTGAGAGTCTTCTCCAAGCATGCCATCTTCTGAATGATGTTCTCTATCGTCAACCACACATTCGCCATCCTTACAGTGTTGGCCCTCATGATCACCTCCAGCAGCTGCTGCAAATCCTGGGGATGTTGAGACACAGCCACTGGCACTACCTGCCTCTGCTGCTCACCAAGGTGGTTGAGGTTCTTCCCCGTCTCACCAACCCGATCCTCCCCAACGCACCAGAGAACTGTCAAATGGCCAACATTGACATCTTCGACGGCTTCGGCAATGCTGGCATGGCTCAGCCTCCGATGGCCATGTACCAGGGTCAGTCGGGCGCGGCTGATGCTCTGGGGCAGCTTCCACTGCCAATGTTCCAGGCCCAGGTCGAGAGGGATTGCAAGCCCCCAATGGCCATGTACCAGGGCCAGATGGAGACACCTGACTCTATGGGCCAGATGTCACTGTTCCAGGACCAATCCAACACACCTGATTCCAAGGCACAAGCAACGATGGCGATCTACCAGAACCAGATCACTACGCCCGATTCACTGGCCAACTCAAATGGTGGCAATGGAACACCCCCAGGATCGCAACAGGACAACAATATGAGTTCCTCGTTTGTGACACCGCCCAGTGTTGTCTCACCTGGGATGGAATATCCCCACAACTTGACCAATTTCAATGTATCTGATATGGTCATGAGTCCGATGGGCGACGGAACACCTCCCAACTCGATGAACTACATGCCaaaccaacaacagcagATGTCGATGCAGGGAGATGGGATGTGTCAGCCTCAAATGGACAACATGGCGTCACGGGGCATGCGCAACCAGAGCCTGAATGCTCAGTCCATGTACGACTTGCAACAAACACCAGAAACAGCAGGCAGTTACCAGATGCAAAGCCAAGCGCCCATGACAGGCCAGAGCCAAGCGTCGATGTCACGGCAACGTCAAGCCTCGATGGCTGGGCAGGGCCAAGCATCGATGGGAGTGATGGCCAACGAGATCGACTTTGGCGGGCTGTAG
- a CDS encoding TauD domain-containing protein gives MASLRGMTQDSAAAVQSIQEKILAGLNSDLAGISVKASSDALAGPLVWSGAEFQGDSTYTLRLSEDEVAEIDNALANFKTLGLDGDEVSRDNFPLPNLSRRLRSSSETLHMGRGFVVIRGLEASRYTVEDSVTVFLGVASYIAEKRGRQDRKGNMLSHVTDSKQWTAPVSARHGIHTNGALPFHTDMGCDILSLQVRHSAEKGGYTYLSSAWTVFNDLLNREPGVIKTLLTPNWPVQLSGRKASCYLAPVFSFHDGKLLASLDPARLGPHPSMSNNTSIPSLTEDQLHALQSVSEAASRSEVRLELQTGDLLFFNNLALVHRRDAYSDDASSSRHMVRLWLRSQKLGWAIPDGMLPPWEAAYGESRKKNKPALYPIVPAVEYPVQKYTTSSAAFMIEDSESSDEE, from the exons ATGGCATCTCTCAGGGGCATGACTCAGGACTCGGCAGCAGCCGTCCAGAGCATCCAGGAGAAGATCCTCGCTGGTCTGAACTCTGATCTTGCAGGAATCTCTGTCAAGGCTTCCTCTGACGCCCTGGCTGGTCCTCTTGTCTGGTCAGGGGCTGAGTTTCAGGGGGACTCGACCTACACTCTTCGTCTgagcgaggacgaggtcgCAGAGATTGACAATGCCCTCGCCAACTTCAAGA CTCTTGGGTTGGACGGGGACGAGGTCTCCCGGGACAACTTCCCCCTTCCCAACCTGTCTCGCCGCCTCCGCTCCAGCTCCGAGACCCTACACATGGGACGAGGCTTTGTCGTCATCCGCGGCCTCGAGGCTTCCAGATACACTGTGGAAGACAGCGTCACCGTCTTCCTTGGTGTTGCCAGCTACATTGCCGAGAAGCGTGGCCGCCAGGACCGCAAGGGCAACATGCTCT CCCACGTTACGGACTCGAAGCAATGGACGGCCCCGGTCAGTGCCCGTCACGGCATCCACACCAACGGGGCGCTG CCGTTCCATACGGACATGGGATGCGATATCCTATCTCTCCAGGTCCGTCACAGCGCTGAAAAGGGCGGCTACACGTATCTGAGCTCCGCCTGGACCGTCTTCAATGACCTCCTTAACAGGGAGCCCGGGGTCATCAAGACTCTTCTGACCCCCAACTGGCCTGTTCAGCT ATCTGGCCGCAAGGCTTCCTGCTACCTCGCTCCTGTCTTTTCCTTCCACGATGGCAAGCTCCTTGCCAGCCTCGATCCTGCCCGTCTCGGTCCTCACCCGAGTATgagcaacaacaccagcatCCCGAGCCTCACGGAGGACCAGCTCCACGCTCTGCAGTCCGTGTCTGAAGCGGCCTCGCGGAGTGAGGTGCGTCTGGAGCTCCAGACTGGTGACCTCCTAttcttcaacaacctcgccCTCGTGCACCGTAGAGACGCCTACTCGGACGATGCTAGCTCCTCCCGGCACATGGTTCGGCTCTGGCTTCGCAGCCAGAAGCTCGGATGGGCCATCCCCGACGGCATGCTTCCCCCCTGGGAGGCGGCCTACGGAGAGAGccgcaagaagaacaagccTGCCCTCTACCCCATCGTCCCCGCGGTCGAGTACCCGGTCCAGAAGTACACCACCAGCTCTGCCGCCTTCATGATTGAGGACTCTGAGAGCTCTGACGAGGAGTGA
- a CDS encoding Lipase-3 domain-containing protein, which translates to MGWFVKTNKVKKKSKSSSSSSKNKKQKKPCMLDPPNVYGPPQQQQPQLLLPPPPSYPYSHGYASQSQPQFRPAGHLPAPPAWNGYQPVIVNQHYYLGSQQQPQQQQVHHHTSLSRLTGSMVNLAKDVVPFTQLYDDGMSAWHGCAQTTNAVYADVYSRFNNVMTLIDHEKLCGNECDLFSWHSSLPTQQQSQDKAFGKSSKRTKHKDKAHVATSVVSGNYFSKVELYANSKLPADLPPLALYLPTWQLLCLAAEYSQRVYEKPRGSELDAHVSSDWLSGTKAMCIKSKPMDHMSTIVFAIRGTATFMDWAVNLKTAPSSPAGFLDDPGNLCHAGFLSVARSMIRPVAARLRQLLREDPRRSSYNLMLTGHSAGGAVAALLYSHMLAETAEAESELNALSSCFKKIHCVTFGAPPVSLLPLAKPDRPNLRNSVFLSFINEGDPVVRADKAYVRSLLELLASPPPRKPKSSSKSRKSLSRPPPPVWNVPPCTLSNAGRLVVLRTGDPRAKPKDRKTVRERIDEGVVAVTCLEEQLRDVIWGDPVCHLMSLYAERIEVLAVRSIKGRG; encoded by the exons ATGGGCTGGTTCGTCAAGACAAacaaggtgaagaagaagagcaagagcagCAGTAGCTCatccaagaacaagaagcagaagaagccgtGTATGCTCGATCCTCCAAACGTCTACGGacctcctcaacagcagcaacctcaacttcttcttccgcctcctccgaGTTATCCTTACTCTCACGGCTATGCAAGTCAATCGCAACCTCAATTCAGACCTGCCGGTCACCTCCCGGCTCCTCCAGCCTGGAACGGGTATCAGCCTGTTATTGTGAATCAGCATTATTACCTTGGGAGTCAAcagcaacctcaacaacagcaggTTCATCATCATACTTCTCTTTCGAGACTTACAGGGTCCATGgtcaacctcgccaaggaTGTCGTTCCTTTTACTCAGCTTTACGATGATGGCATGTCGGCTTGGCATGGCTGCGCTCAGACGACTAATGCCGTTTATGCCGATGTTTACAGTCGGTTCAACAATGTCATGACTCTTATTGATCATGAGAAGCTCTGTGGGAACGAGTGTGATCTCTTCAGCTGgcattcttctcttcctACGCAGCAACAATCTCAGGATAAGGCGTTTGGCAAATCTAGCAAACGCACAAAGCACAAGGACAAGGCACATGTTGCTACATCCGTGGTTTCCGGCAACTACTTTTCCAAAGTCGAGCTCTACGCAAACTCGAAACTCCCAGCGGACCTCCCCCCTCTAGCCCT CTACCTCCCAACGTGGCAACTCCTCTGCCTCGCCGCCGAGTACTCTCAACGCGTCTACGAAAAGCCCCGGGGCAGCGAACTCGACGCCCACGTATCGTCAGACTGGCTCTCTGGCACAAAAGCCATGTGCATAAAGTCCAAACCAATGGACCACATGAGCACCATCGTATTCGCGATCCGGGGCACAGCAACCTTCATGGACTGGGCTGTCAACCTCAAAACCGCCCCTTCAAGCCCCGccggcttcctcgacgacccgGGGAACCTGTGCCACGCGGGGTTCCTCTCGGTGGCTCGGAGCATGATCCGGCCCGTCGCCGCGCGGCTGCGGCAGCTCCTGAGGGAAGACCCTCGGCGGTCGAGCTATAACCTTATGCTGACGGGCCACTCTGCCGGCGGAGCTGTGGCGGCGCTCCTCTACTCCCACATGCTGGCCGAGacggccgaggccgagagcgAGCTCAACGCCCTATCCAGTTGCTTCAAAAAGATCCACTGCGTCACCTTTGGTGCACCGCCCGTGAGCCTCCTCCCGCTGGCCAAGCCCGATCGTCCAAACCTCCGGAACAGCGTCTTCCtcagcttcatcaacgaGGGTGATCCAGTTGTCCGTGCCGACAAGGCCTATGTCAGGAGTCTTTTAGAACTGCtcgcttcaccaccaccaaggaaACCAAAGTCGAGCTCCAAATCTCGAAAGAGTCTCTCTCGTCCACCACCTCCGGTTTGGAATGTGCCCCCTTGCACTCTCAGTAACGCCGGCCGGCTCGTCGTTCTGCGAACGGGGGATCCTCGAGCCAAACCCAAGGATCGAAAGACAGTAAGAGAGCGTATCGATGAAggcgtcgtcgccgtcacATGTCTCGAGGAACAACTGAGAGACGTCATCTGGGGAGACCCCGTCTGCCATCTCATGAGCTTATATGCCGAAAGGATCGAGGTATTGGCCGTCAGGTCTATCAAGGGGAGGGGATAG